In Arachis stenosperma cultivar V10309 chromosome 1, arast.V10309.gnm1.PFL2, whole genome shotgun sequence, one DNA window encodes the following:
- the LOC130936204 gene encoding truncated transcription factor CAULIFLOWER A, which yields MGRGRVQLKRIENKINRQVTFSKRRSGLLKKANEISVLCDAEVALIVFSTKGKLFEYSSDPCMERILERYERYSYAEKQLISNDQQPPNENWILEHAKLKARVEVLHRNQRNFMGEGLDTLSLKELQNLEHQLESALKHIRSRKNQVMYESISELQKKDKALQEQNNVLAKKIKEKEKALAQTQTQEEQLGLQTTGDVPSLLVTEPLESFNNIGGSSTPQAPGGSDGLLLGDNEESTTPTQPNNNNNLLPPWMVRPTINE from the exons ATGGGAAGGGGAAGAGTGCAGTTGAAGAGGATCGAGAACAAGATTAATAGGCAAGTCACGTTCTCAAAGAGAAGATCTGGTTTGCTGAAGAAGGCAAACGAAATCTCAGTGCTATGCGATGCCGAAGTCGCACTCATCGTCTTCTCCACCAAAGGCAAGCTCTTCGAATATTCCAGCGATCCCTG TATGGAAAGGATTCTTGAACGGTATGAGAGGTACTCATATGCGGAGAAGCAACTCATTTCAAATGATCAGCAGCCGCCAAAT GAAAACTGGATACTAGAACACGCAAAGCTCAAGGCTAGGGTGGAAGTTCTACACAGAAATCAAAG GAATTTTATGGGGGAAGGTCTCGATACCCTAAGTCTGAAAGAACTTCAGAATTTGGAACACCAACTTGAATCCGCTCTCAAGCACATTAGATCACGAAAG AACCAAGTCATGTATGAATCTATTTCAGAGCTTCAGAAAAAG GATAAGGCACTCCAGGAACAAAACAATGTGCTCGCCAAGAAG ATAAAGGAAAAAGAGAAGGCACTGGCCCAGACtcaaactcaagaggagcaacttGGCCTGCAAACTACTGGTGATGTGCCCTCTCTCCTTGTAACCGAACCGTTGGAGTCCTTCAATAATATTGG AGGCAGTAGTACCCCTCAAGCACCTGGAGGTAGTGATGGATTATTATTAGGAGATAATGAAGAAAGTACTACACCAACTCaacctaataataataataaccttCTTCCTCCTTGGATGGTTCGCCCTACAATAAATGAATAG